From a single Apium graveolens cultivar Ventura chromosome 2, ASM990537v1, whole genome shotgun sequence genomic region:
- the LOC141706607 gene encoding uncharacterized protein LOC141706607 isoform X2, translating to MATQPPAGDTFDLEFRCADDDAWYSVRSVLSYDTLTIQFENFPERSYTVSDFDSVEKIDEFAQRVRPVSTQLQDFECYKIKEGMRVCASLSWREDDLRYYDAVVEAIEYKDHLFEKAEEECLCTFVLSWLHGPNAGNMSSSGVASICIVNSDSPLNSTISTFSKLVKENIKRASLQFSSVSKSYVPATTKRKSISQDEVQETKPSPFPAVSNFQMDEDQDIGGVPFNMNKIEEPGNRYYVLIDNLEKDLSPTSVMEFIHKQTSIAAEAYVFPSLLAESYTRGAIVLDSKRSLEEIYEFLINPGHAIISSTGRPWVITEEKMRRGYFKSVGSLMPKTQTGIVEDKLKLVRVGTEEYRRAAKLKNLFKDFIDHQRQLHERLTLEHKKNLCPSRES from the exons ATGGCGACGCAACCGCCGGCCGGCGACACATTCGACCTGGAATTCCGGTGCGCCGACGACGACGCGTGGTACAGCGTGCGATCGGTTCTCTCCTACGACACGCTCACGATTCAGTTCGAGAACTTTCCGGAGAGATCCTACACTGTTAGCGATTTTGACTCGGTTGAAAAAATCGACGAGTTCGCTCAACGAGTTAGGCCGGTGTCGACTCAGTTACAGGACTTTGAGTGTTACAAGATTAAAGAAGGAATGCGAGTGTGTGCAAGTTTGAGCTGGAGAGAGGATGATCTCCGCTACTATGACGCTGTTGTCGAAGCT ATTGAGTACAAGGATCATTTGTTTGAGAAAGCAGAAGAGGAATGCTTGTGCACCTTCGTGCTATCCTGGCTGCATGGTCCCAATGCGGGCAATATGTCTTCCTCAGGTGTCGCAAGTATCTGCATAGTGAACAGTGATTCCCCTCTTAATTCCACAATATCAACATTTTCAAAGTTGGTAAAGGAGAACATAAAAAGGGCTTCGCTTCAATTTAGTTCAGTTTCTAAGAGTTATGTGCCTGCAACAACTAAACGCAAGTCAATTTCGCAGGATGAAGTCCAG GAAACAAAGCCCAGTCCTTTCCCCG CTGTGTCTAATTTTCAAATGGATGAAGATCAGGATATCGGGGGAGTTCCTTTCAACATGAATAAAATTGAGGAACCTGGCAATCGCTACTATGTTCTTATTGATAATTTGGAGAAAGATTTATCCCCAACATCGGTCATGGAATTTATACACAAACAAACTTCCATTGCAGCAGAAGCGTATGTCTTTCCTAGTTTATTAGCAGAGTCGTATACAAGAGGAGCTATAGTCCTGGATTCGAAAAGAAGTCTCGAGGAGATATATGAATTCCTAATCAACCCTGGTCACGCTATCATATCGTCAACAGGAAG GCCATGGGTGATAACCGAGGAGAAAATGAGGCGTGGATATTTCAAATCTGTAGGGAGTTTAATGCCAAAAACTCAG ACTGGAATTGTCGAGGACAAATTAAAGCTGGTTCGTGTTGGAACTGAAGAATATAGAAGAGCTGCAAAACTGAAGAATTTGTTCAAGGACTTTATTGATCATCAACGACAACTTCACGAGAGGTTAACTTTGGAGCATAAAAAGAACTTATGTCCTTCACGTGAATCTTAG
- the LOC141706607 gene encoding uncharacterized protein LOC141706607 isoform X1, which translates to MATQPPAGDTFDLEFRCADDDAWYSVRSVLSYDTLTIQFENFPERSYTVSDFDSVEKIDEFAQRVRPVSTQLQDFECYKIKEGMRVCASLSWREDDLRYYDAVVEAIEYKDHLFEKAEEECLCTFVLSWLHGPNAGNMSSSGVASICIVNSDSPLNSTISTFSKLVKENIKRASLQFSSVSKSYVPATTKRKSISQDEVQETKPSPFPGTLQTKEAVSNFQMDEDQDIGGVPFNMNKIEEPGNRYYVLIDNLEKDLSPTSVMEFIHKQTSIAAEAYVFPSLLAESYTRGAIVLDSKRSLEEIYEFLINPGHAIISSTGRPWVITEEKMRRGYFKSVGSLMPKTQTGIVEDKLKLVRVGTEEYRRAAKLKNLFKDFIDHQRQLHERLTLEHKKNLCPSRES; encoded by the exons ATGGCGACGCAACCGCCGGCCGGCGACACATTCGACCTGGAATTCCGGTGCGCCGACGACGACGCGTGGTACAGCGTGCGATCGGTTCTCTCCTACGACACGCTCACGATTCAGTTCGAGAACTTTCCGGAGAGATCCTACACTGTTAGCGATTTTGACTCGGTTGAAAAAATCGACGAGTTCGCTCAACGAGTTAGGCCGGTGTCGACTCAGTTACAGGACTTTGAGTGTTACAAGATTAAAGAAGGAATGCGAGTGTGTGCAAGTTTGAGCTGGAGAGAGGATGATCTCCGCTACTATGACGCTGTTGTCGAAGCT ATTGAGTACAAGGATCATTTGTTTGAGAAAGCAGAAGAGGAATGCTTGTGCACCTTCGTGCTATCCTGGCTGCATGGTCCCAATGCGGGCAATATGTCTTCCTCAGGTGTCGCAAGTATCTGCATAGTGAACAGTGATTCCCCTCTTAATTCCACAATATCAACATTTTCAAAGTTGGTAAAGGAGAACATAAAAAGGGCTTCGCTTCAATTTAGTTCAGTTTCTAAGAGTTATGTGCCTGCAACAACTAAACGCAAGTCAATTTCGCAGGATGAAGTCCAG GAAACAAAGCCCAGTCCTTTCCCCGGTACGTTACAAACAAAAGAAG CTGTGTCTAATTTTCAAATGGATGAAGATCAGGATATCGGGGGAGTTCCTTTCAACATGAATAAAATTGAGGAACCTGGCAATCGCTACTATGTTCTTATTGATAATTTGGAGAAAGATTTATCCCCAACATCGGTCATGGAATTTATACACAAACAAACTTCCATTGCAGCAGAAGCGTATGTCTTTCCTAGTTTATTAGCAGAGTCGTATACAAGAGGAGCTATAGTCCTGGATTCGAAAAGAAGTCTCGAGGAGATATATGAATTCCTAATCAACCCTGGTCACGCTATCATATCGTCAACAGGAAG GCCATGGGTGATAACCGAGGAGAAAATGAGGCGTGGATATTTCAAATCTGTAGGGAGTTTAATGCCAAAAACTCAG ACTGGAATTGTCGAGGACAAATTAAAGCTGGTTCGTGTTGGAACTGAAGAATATAGAAGAGCTGCAAAACTGAAGAATTTGTTCAAGGACTTTATTGATCATCAACGACAACTTCACGAGAGGTTAACTTTGGAGCATAAAAAGAACTTATGTCCTTCACGTGAATCTTAG
- the LOC141706608 gene encoding transmembrane emp24 domain-containing protein p24beta2 codes for MTKLMMAMMGFLVILVQQVGGIRFVIDREECFSHKVEYEGDNVHLSFVVIKSDAPWSYGDQGVDLVIKGPTGDQIHDFRDKTTEKYEFMAQKRGVYRFCFTNKSPYHETIDFDVHVGHFAYYDQHAKDEHFNPLLEHISKLEEALYNIQFEQHWLEAQTDRQAIVNEGLSRRAIHKALFESAALIGASVLQVYLLQRLFERKLGTSRV; via the exons ATGACAAAATTAATGATGGCCATGATGGGCTTTTTGGTAATTTTAGTGCAACAAGTAGGTGGGATAAGATTTGTGATTGATAGAGAAGAGTGTTTCTCTCATAAAGTTGAGTATGAAGGTGATAATGTTCATCTTTCTTTTGTTGTTATTAAGAGTGATGCTCCTTGGAGTTATGGTGATCAGGGTGTTGATCTTGTG ATTAAAGGGCCTACTGGTGACCAGATACATGATTTCCGTGACAAGACAACTGAGAAGTACGAGTTCATGGCTCAAAAGAGAGGCGTATATCGCTTCTGCTTTACAAACAAATCTCCTTACCATGAAACCATAGATTTTGATGTGCATGTTGGTCATTTTGCATACTATGATCAACACGCAAAGGATG AGCATTTCAATCCCTTGCTGGAACATATTTCAAAGTTAGAGGAAGCACTGTACAACATCCAATTTGAGCAGCATTGGTTAGAGGCTCAAACTGACCGCCAGGCTATAG TGAATGAAGGACTGAGTAGGAGAGCCATTCACAAGGCATTATTCGAATCTGCAGCACTCATTGGTGCTAGTGTCCTACAGGTCTACCTCCTGCAGCGCCTCTTCGAGCGAAAACTTGGAACATCCAGAGTTTAA
- the LOC141706609 gene encoding acetyl-CoA acetyltransferase 2 — protein MAAADTIKPRDVCIVGVARTPMGGFLGTLSSLSATKLGSIAIQSALNRANVDPALVQEVFFGNVLSANLGQAPARQAALGAGLPHTVVCTTVNKVCASGMKATMLAAQSIQLGINDIVVAGGMESMSNVPKYIAEARKGSRFGHDSLVDGMLKDGLWDVYNDFAMGSAAEICAEKHGVSREDQDNFAIQSFERGIAAQNEGAFTWEIAPVEVPGGRGKPSTVIDKDEGLGKFDASKLKKLRPSFKENGGTVTAGNASSISDGGAALVLVSGEMAVKLGLQVIAKISGYGDAAQTPELFTTSPALAIPKAIANAGIEASQVDYYEINEAFAVVALANQKLLGLNPEKVNIHGGAVSLGHPLGCSGARILVTLLGVLKKKNAKYGVGGVCNGGGGASALVLELV, from the exons ATGGCTGCTGCTGATACCATCAAACCTAGAG ATGTTTGTATTGTTGGTGTTGCACGTACACCAATGGGTGGATTTCTGGGAACCCTTTCATCTTTATCAGCCACCAAACTTGGAAGCATAGCCATTCAAA GCGCCCTTAATAGAGCAAACGTTGATCCAGCACTTGTACAGGAGGTTTTCTTTGGAAATGTTCTTAGTGCAAATTTGGGTCAGGCTCCTGCTAGGCAAGCAGCATTAGGAGCAGGTTTACCTCACACAGTAGTATGTACCACCGTGAACAAAGTTTGTGCATCAGGGATGAAAG CAACAATGCTTGCTGCGCAGAGTATCCAGTTGGGTATTAATGATATAGTTGTTGCCGGTGGCATGGAAAGTATGTCTAATGTCCCAAAATACATAGCAGAAGCAAG GAAAGGATCGCGGTTTGGACATGATTCTCTTGTTGATGGAATGCTTAAAGATGGGCTGTGGGATGTGTATAATGATTTCGCCATGGGGTCTGCTGCTGAAATATGTGCTGAGAAACATGGAGTATCACGAGAGGATCAG GATAATTTTGCCATTCAAAGCTTTGAGCGTGGTATTGCTGCTCAAAATGAGGGTGCTTTTACATGGGAAATAGCACCG GTTGAAGTTCCTGGGGGAAGAGGAAAGCCATCAACAGTTATTGACAAGGACGAAGGTCTAGGAAAG TTCGATGCTTCAAAGTTGAAAAAGCTCCGACCAAGTTTCAAGGAGAATGGTGGTACCGTTACTGCAGGAAATGCTTCTAGTATAAG TGATGGTGGTGCTGCATTAGTCCTGGTCAGTGGAGAGATGGCGGTTAAGCTTGGGCTCCAAGTGATTGCGAAGATTTCAGGTTATGGTGATGCTGCTCAG ACTCCAGAGTTATTTACGACTTCTCCAGCTCTTGCTATACCAAAAGCTATTGCTAATGCCGGCATAGAGGCTTCCCAAGTTGATTATTATGAAATCAATGAAGCCTTTGCA GTTGTGGCTCTTGCTAACCAGAAATTGCTTGGCCTTAATCCA GAGAAGGTCAACATACATGGTGGAGCTGTATCTCTAGGACATCCTCTAGGTTGCAGTGGCGCTCGTATCTTGGTTACTTTGTTGGGG GTCCTTAAAAAGAAAAATGCAAAATACGGAGTTGGTGGTGTGTGCAATGGCGGAGGGGGTGCATCTGCTCTCGTTCTAGAGCTTGTCTAA
- the LOC141706610 gene encoding disease resistance protein RPM1 — protein MADGAVQFLLDKLTTILYQQASLLGDAHNEIVEIKLELESMKSFLEDAERRKHRSELVETWVRQVREVASEVEDVIDEFMHYKDTRKDRKGFKHFVQDVIDSPKHMSSRHQISSKLKKIKAEVCEVSDRSKRYAFDKSVDEGRRRHPPDDWWQHHGESSIFDGGDEIVGMEEDKTKLLAWLEDANPRRTVISIVGMGGLGKTTLVTRIYNEQVTRDFDCWVWISVSRTDEFEIDELLRSMIKEFLGKKVMVPSNLGSMDYRHLVEMLIDILHLNRYFVVLDDVWSIDLWSRIRGAFPDNGRGSRILFTTRNENVAKSVGPGSHVHRIEPLKEDDAWSLFCRKAFWSSPDRNCPSELESSARFILKKCEGLPLAIGAIGGLMCSRNKLAVEWKKVCDSLNWQLSNNPMLERVKGILLLSFNDLPYNLKHCFLYCCVFRDGYPIKRKKLIRLWVAEGFVLEQKGMTMEEVAEDYLTELIYRSMIHVTETNDVGRVKTFRLHDVMRELAMTTSQKENLCAEYDGRDSRLEEKIQRLSVYHRGENIQLSKNTSYHLRSLFVFPTDACSSFSLSAMSSRFRLLRVLDLQGVNIETVPGTLVNLFNLRYLNLRETKVKELPKSMEALRNLQTLDLRDTGVKKLPKDIPNMQKLCHLFLGCNMNYNLDSSGSCHGLPVPAGIGRIRDLQTLTCVEANEQLIQQLSNLTDLRRLDITKLRPVSGEKLCTSIQKMTNLCRLSVVASEDQELVLDNLTIPPLFLQKLTLIGGLKRLPPWLELLDSLTHLHLVSSHIKDDLLSSLQKLPALVFLELNKAHEGNVLCFKKHGFPKLVKLKLRELLALESVRLEEGTLRCIKELHLIHCPELKVLPQGIENLTSLQSLKLEAMPDEIVQRLETDFAEKHSSKARFIS, from the coding sequence ATGGCTGATGGTGCTGTTCAGTTTTTACTTGATAAACTAACTACAATTCTGTATCAGCAGGCCTCACTGTTAGGAGATGCTCATAATGAAATCGTCGAAATCAAACTTGAGCTAGAAAGCATGAAATCCTTCTTAGAAGATGCAGAGAGGAGAAAGCATAGGAGTGAACTGGTGGAAACTTGGGTGAGGCAGGTACGAGAAGTTGCAAGTGAAGTTGAGGATGTGATTGATGAGTTCATGCATTATAAAGATACGCGGAAGGATAGGAAGGGCTTCAAGCATTTTGTTCAGGATGTTATTGACAGTCCAAAGCACATGAGCTCGAGGCATCAGATATCTTCCAAGCTGAAAAAGATCAAAGCAGAAGTCTGTGAGGTTTCTGATAGGAGTAAGCGTTATGCATTTGACAAGTCAGTTGATGAAGGGAGACGCAGACATCCTCCTGATGACTGGTGGCAGCATCATGGGGAGTCTTCAATCTTTGATGGCGGTGATGAGATAGTGGGGATGGAAGAAGATAAAACTAAACTGTTAGCATGGCTGGAGGATGCTAATCCACGACGCACTGTTATTTCAATCGTTGGCATGGGAGGTTTAGGGAAGACAACTCTAGTTACAAGAATCTATAATGAGCAGGTAACTCGAGACTTTGATTGTTGGGTGTGGATATCAGTTTCAAGAACAGATGAATTTGAAATTGATGAGCTGCTGAGAAGCATGATCAAAGAATTCTTGGGAAAGAAAGTGATGGTACCAAGCAACTTGGGCTCAATGGACTACAGGCACCTTGTGGAAATGCTCATTGATATTTTGCACCTTAACAGGTACTTTGTTGTTTTAGATGATGTCTGGAGCATAGATCTGTGGAGTAGAATAAGAGGTGCATTTCCTGATAATGGCCGCGGAAGCAGAATTCTTTTTACTACAAGGAACGAGAATGTGGCAAAATCTGTTGGACCTGGAAGTCATGTCCATCGCATTGAGCCTCTGAAAGAGGATGATGCCTGGTCTCTTTTCTGTAGGAAGGCTTTTTGGAGTAGTCCTGACAGAAATTGTCCCTCGGAGCTTGAATCATCAGCTCGCTTCATTTTGAAAAAGTGTGAAGGGTTGCCTCTGGCAATAGGGGCAATTGGGGGCCTAATGTGTTCACGGAACAAACTGGCAGTGGAATGGAAGAAAGTCTGTGATAGCCTTAATTGGCAGTTAAGCAACAATCCCATGCTTGAACGAGTGAAGGGCATCTTGTTGTTGAGTTTTAATGATCTGCCATACAACCTAAAACATTGTTTCTTGTACTGCTGTGTTTTTCGTGATGGTTACCCAATCAAGAGAAAGAAGCTGATACGACTTTGGGTAGCAGAGGGGTTTGTTTTAGAACAAAAAGGAATGACAATGGAAGAGGTTGCAGAGGACTATCTTACAGAACTTATTTATCGAAGCATGATCCATGTCACAGAGACTAATGATGTTGGGAGGGTAAAAACATTCAGATTGCACGATGTTATGAGGGAATTAGCTATGACAACTTCTCAAAAAGAGAATCTATGCGCAGAGTATGATGGCAGGGACTCGAGGCTTGAAGAAAAAATTCAGCGCTTATCAGTCTACCACAGAGGTGAAAACATCCAATTAAGTAAAAATACATCTTATCACCTTCGCTCTCTCTTTGTTTTCCCAACTGATGCCTGCTCTTCATTCTCTTTAAGTGCGATGTCATCAAGATTCAGATTACTAAGGGTGCTTGACTTACAGGGAGTCAATATTGAGACAGTACCAGGTACATTGGTTAACTTATTCAATTTGAGGTATTTAAACTTGCGAGAAACAAAGGTTAAGGAGCTTCCTAAGTCAATGGAAGCGCTTAGAAACTTGCAAACCTTGGATTTAAGAGACACTGGTGTCAAAAAGCTACCCAAGGATATACCAAATATGCAAAAACTTTGTCATCTGTTTTTGGGCTGCAACATGAATTACAATTTGGATAGTTCAGGTTCTTGTCATGGACTCCCTGTACCAGCAGGGATAGGAAGAATACGAGATTTACAAACTCTGACATGCGTTGAAGCAAATGAACAGCTAATCCAACAACTAAGCAATTTAACAGACCTCCGGAGGTTGGATATTACAAAGTTGAGGCCAGTTTCTGGGGAAAAACTGTGCACTTCAATCCAGAAGATGACAAACCTCTGTCGTCTAAGTGTTGTAGCAAGTGAAGATCAAGAACTCGTGTTGGATAACTTAACCATACCACCACTATTCCTCCAAAAGTTAACTTTGATAGGAGGGCTGAAGAGGCTGCCTCCATGGCTTGAGTTACTAGATAGCCTAACTCATCTTCACTTGGTCTCTTCTCATATCAAAGATGATCTGCTCTCTTCTCTACAAAAGCTGCCTGCACTCGTGTTCCTTGAGCTTAACAAAGCACATGAAGGTAATGTATTATGTTTTAAGAAACACGGGTTTCCTAAACTTGTCAAACTGAAGTTGAGGGAGCTTCTAGCCTTGGAAAGTGTGAGACTCGAGGAGGGCACATTGCGATGCATAAAGGAGTTACATCTAATACATTGTCCAGAACTAAAGGTGTTACCACAAGGCATTGAAAACCTGACCAGCCTTCAAAGCTTAAAGTTGGAGGCAATGCCTGATGAAATCGTACAAAGACTTGAAACTGATTTTGCTGAGAAGCATAGTTCAAAGGCGCGGTTCATAAGTTGA
- the LOC141706612 gene encoding NAD-dependent protein deacetylase SRT1, producing MSLGYAQKLSYKEDVGSVGMPEFFDPNKLLQQKIEKLARMIEKSKHLVAFTGAGISTSCGIPDFRGPKGVWTLQHEGKGVPQASLPFDRAMPSITHMALVALEKAGILKFVISQNVDSLHLRSGIPREKLSELHGNSFREVCPSCGAEYVRDFEVETIGLKETPRRCSTNNCRSRLRDSVLDWEDELPRKEMNLAEKHCQMADVVLCLGTSLQITPACNLPLKSVRGGGEIVIVNLQQTPKDKKAKLVIHGLVDKVILGVMQILSMRIPPYVRIDLFQIIYGCNTGSKYARWSIKVCSVHGESAPLPFIKSVEVSFPERPELKAALLQQQPFSLKRELIRTRPVKVVLKLNFSDGCACRFTSIELPVDFQASADYISRERNVVFQNLRDTAIESECCGHFSVVEKKMLSAPAPTAKRESMTYAIATNIIEYAGVPLSNRLSKFNPKGKRGSRKVKLLGDGNVVKKHEDVISAETPMKRVRAY from the exons ATGTCTCTAGGTTATGCTCAGAAGCTCTCTTACAAAGAAGATGTTGGCTCTGTTGGAATGCCCGAGTTTTTTGACCCGAACAAATTGCTCCAACAGAAg ATTGAAAAACTTGCACGGATGATAGAGAAG AGTAAGCACTTGGTGGCATTTACAGGTGCAGGAATATCAACTTCTTGTGGCATACCTGATTTTCGTGGCCCTAAAGGAGTTTGGACACTTCAA CATGAAGGGAAAGGTGTGCCTCAAGCTTCATTGCCATTTGATCGAGCAATGCCAAGTATTACTCATATGGCTTTGGTTGCACTGGAAAAAGCTGGTATCCTAAAGTTTGTCATCAGCCAG AATGTCGATAGTTTGCATCTTCGATCAGGAATTCCCAGGGAAAAACTTTCAGAGTTGCACGGGAACTCATTCAGGGAAGTTTGCCCTTCATGTGGAGCAGA GTATGTGCGGGATTTTGAGGTGGAGACTATTGGGTTGAAGGAGACACCAAGACGTTGTTCTACCAATAATTGTAGGTCAAGACTAAGGGATTCTGTTCTTGATTGGGAg GATGAGTTACCTCGAAAAGAAATGAATTTGGCGGAAAAGCATTGCCAGATGGCTGATGTTGTGTTATGCTTAGGGACCAG TTTGCAAATAACTCCAGCATGCAACCTTCCATTAAAGTCTGTCCGTGGTGGGGGAGAAATTGTAATCGTCAACCTTCAG CAAACTCCAAAAGATAAGAAGGCCAAATTGGTGATTCATGGTCTTGTTGACAAG GTAATTCTGGGGGTAATGCAGATTCTTAGTATGCGGATTCCTCCATATGTTCGAATTGATCTCTTCCAAATTATTTATGGCTGCAATACAG GGAGTAAATATGCAAGATGGTCGATTAAAGTCTGTAGCGTGCATGGAGAAAGTGCCCCTTTGCCGTTTATTAAATCAGTTGAG GTTTCGTTCCCTGAGAGACCAGAACTGAAAGCAGCCTTACTACAGCAGCAACCATTTTCACTGAAAAG GGAACTGATCAGAACAAGACCAGTTAAAGTGGTACTGAAGCTTAACTTTAGTGATGGATGTGCTTGTCGTTTCACCTCTATCGAGTTACCTGTAGATTTTCAG GCCAGCGCAGACTACATTAGTCGAGAAAGGAATGTTGTGTTTCAGAATCTTAGAGACACAGCCATTGAGTCTGAGTGCTGCGGTCATTTTTCAGTTGTTGAGAAGAAGATGCTTTCTGCCCCTGCCCCTACCGCTAAAAGGGAAAGCATGACTTACGCTATTGCCACAAATATTATTGAGTATGCTGGTGTTCCTCTCAGTAATCGCCTATCCAAGTTCAATCCCAAGGGAAAACGTGGGAGTAGAAAAGTGAAGTTATTGGGTGATGGCAACGTGGTGAAGAAGCACGAAGACGTAATTTCTGCTGAAACGCCTATGAAGAGAGTAAGAGCCTATTAA